From Cheilinus undulatus linkage group 15, ASM1832078v1, whole genome shotgun sequence:
CAGTACTGatcctggtgctgtttggttCATGTCTTCCCCAAATCTCTCCCCCCATATTTTCTGTCACACCTCAGCTGTTTTATACTGAAGGGAGAAAAGTCCCAAAAAACAATCCAGATATAGAAAAAATGTCATTCTTTTGCACTTCTATAACTGTAATAATTTTCAGACAACAGTATATCAATTTGTGTTGTAAGCGTATGCAAATGGACCTTTTAAACTGTATGTTAGAGTAATAAAGTATTGTATTGTCTGCGTAATGTTTGATAATAGGGTTCATACAAGGATACAGTAAGGGTTTTTCATAGATGTAGTAAATCTTAATGGACTGAGATCAGAGCCCTGTGGTACCCCAGTCCTGATTTAATGAACATAAGATAGTAGTGGTCTAAAGTCTGTAGTTTCCTGCTGATAACGTTTTTATCTAAAGTATCAAACACTCTAAGAGGTCGATGGGCATAACTGTCTACACACTGTGAAGAGACCCCCCCACACTCATTCCCCACTGCACCCACATGTTCACCGTCACGCTGTCTAGTAAAGagatgaatgatggatgaaGTCAGCTGCATATTTAATAAGGAGCAGTGGTAGGAGGTCAGACTGTCGTGCCTGTAGGAGGAGGGGGTCAgactttgttttggtttgactcCATCCTTATGTCTGTAAGGTTTCTCATTGGCTGTTGAACCACCCAACAACATGGGGTCTAAAAGCAGCCAATGATGATGAAGTATCTTTGATCTTTGAGGTTTGATAGGTCTGGATCCTGTTATCATGATGGTAATTATATTTTATATGACAGTATGAGCAGTACAGGTGAATTAATGaggatgtttttgtgttgtatttaaaaaGGGAGCTGTTTTCTGCACCcagattgatttattttattcatgcatGCACAGAAACAAGTATACAGTGTAGGAGGTGTTAGTAATTTAGTTTCCTAAATTGCTGTTTACTCTTGGTGTAATTGCTGGTCACTGTCTCCCACTGAGCCCATAAATGATTCACGTGTTGGTGTCTGCAGCTCGGTGACGATTACTACTGAACTATGGACCCTCCAGCTGCACTGGTTCAGGAGGTTTGGTGTCACGAACCTAAAGTCTCCCTACTGACCATGCTGAAGCAGTGTAATGGATGATTTCGTCTCTGTCTCTTTCAGTAAGCAGATGGCGTCCATGTGTCACAGCGTGCCCATGTTAAAGGTGGAGGAGTGGCCGTTACCTGGAGAGTCTCTGACGGGTGACACGGTCAGAGCGCTCATTGACAGGGTCAGTATGAGTTACTCAAACATAAAAACTATACAAGCTGATGAATTACTGCAAGTTTAGTGTCAGTGGTTAGTGATTAAAGCGTGGATTTATCCTTTTAAGCTGCTACAAGACCCTGCAGATATTAAGATACTGCATACTGTGGAATAAATCACAGTTTCATTAATAAACATTCAGGAAATAATCTGAATTATCATGATTAATTAGAGAGATATTTCACATAAGCCTCCCAAGGGTAAGTGGTTTGTCAGTTTCTCtaatttgtttttctgaagCCTCAACAAGATGATTTGTTCTGTTATGAACACCTGTCCCATATAGATGGAGTAAAGATgggattttttatgttttcaagcAGCTAAAATGTAAAGAAGAGAGGTGTAAAACTGgtagctatttttattttgccttGCAGGGCTGGAATTTACTCCAAAAGCTGCACATTAATAACATCAGAATTGTTGCATCTCAAATGCCAAAAAATGCATCCAGGCTAGACTGGATTTTCACACTTTGTCCATGTTCATTTTTGCCTGGTTTCTAGCATTTTCCATGCAGACCAGAGTGTGTTTTATCTAGGGATAAATGAAtgacttttaactgttttaatgtTATTCTATTAGTTTGATGGTTACATTATGGCTGACGCTCTCCTGCAGGTGAACAGCAGCGCTCGAGGGGGCGTTCGATTCGTCGGCTCAGTCCTCCAGCAGGTGAGCGGGATCACCAACGGCAGAGTTCACAGTCCGAAGAGGAGCTGTCGATCTCCTCCACGTACTCCTCCTCGAACCCCGCCAGGAGACAGAGAGCTGGAGGAGAACACCTACAGTCCAGGTGAGGCACCACacttaatgtttattttttagtgaaacttttctcatgtttttgaGGCTCTGATGGATTTTTCTTgtaagttattatttttttcacttttaatgttttattctgaGCTCAAAATCTGCCTCTTTAACATGTTCTGAAACTGATTCATAAAGCTTCACTTAAGTGCGTTTAAGTGTTTAAGATCCACTGCGTTGGATCTGTTTGTACAgagtatttttctgttttcaatgaggaaatgtttggagaaattgcaaaaattattttcaaatctttaaGAGAACAAAATAATTCTCCTGGCACTACAAATGTTCCAAATGTATGttttagaaaatatatttttggtcTTTACTGGACCTGCTTTCGCAAGAGTTCAtaaactggctccactgatggtgaacaatcattgttgtttaaaaaaaaaattatgaacttattttacatttttccatcCCTGACAGTTGAAAAGTTGAAGATAAAATGCAGACATAAAAATGAGACTTATTGAGTCCTTAAATCTTAAAACAAGATCtttaaacaggaaatatttTTACAGATGTGTGTTAATCAGGTGATTTTGAAATCAAGTCTAAtttgttttcctctcttcaGACCTGCGTCTGCTTGTCTTCTTTCACTCCTGGGCTCCCGGCTGTGCCCCTCTGGACTCTCTGGCCTGTCAGTACCACCAGGGGGCGCTCTCTATGCGCGTGTCAAGGAAAGGTCATGTGGTCAGCGCTCTGGAAGCTGATTGGCTGGAGCTAACTGCTGCATATTATCGTAAAGGCTGGTCATTGGTGGACTCGTTCGTCTACTGGGACACTCCCAGAGGTTGgtttgatgtttgtttgttgtggACTCATTCAGATAACGTCCTTATCCATGCTAGCAGTGGTTCTGTCTTTTCTGCTACCGTTTGGTTGTTAATCACTGAGCATGAACATAATTGAACCTGTTAAATTTAAGCAAGAAATACATTGACAATACCATCGATAATGTTAGTTTTTATGACAAATTTAAAGCATGCATTTGAAAGAATGACTTCCTAAGCTGCTGTAAATCCTCTGCAGACATGCAGCTGTAAATAAAGGAAATGACGACGGGGCAGAAATATCCTAAAGGGACTCTGGGATTACTCTCTGTCCCTCCTCGTCTTTATTATCATCTTTCACACATAACCAGTCCGTCCTGTTTTGGCTCCTCTATTGCTCCGTCTTCCTGATCTATATTTGGAGGCGTCTTCCTGACCTCAGTGacctcacttcctgtttctgtgCAGAGCCACAAATATGAACATCATctgaaaaatggaaataaaacactCACTGACACACAGGAGCTGAGCCTCCCTCTAATAAGTGGGTCATTATCAACCCAAAGACACTcgatatttttccttttctttcacGGCCTCTTTGTGTTAAATTTATGGAGATTTGAGATTACTGTGATAGTATCAGGTTACATAAGAAAAGACTTTAAGCCTCTGTTGTTGCTGAAGTACACAAACCGTTTCATACTAATATTTATATAAAGAGTGAATGAAAAGCAGAGCACACTACTGTTCCTGTAAGTGTTCTAGGTGGGGTTGTCACTATGCTGTATTTCTTCATAAATCTGAATCCAATTAAAAATCATTCGCACtaaaacctgtttgataccactgcaacaaaaaagatGTTCCACCCATAAAGGGGGATTTTGTGTACTTAACTAAAAACTGCAGTCAAACTTGACACACTGTGTAAGGCGTTCCACACACTACATTATTCTAAGCCCAACTTTGGCCTAATTATTCCCTCTGACAATTGGGCAGGTGCGTCCCAAATTGAGGCTTGattatttgtcaaaataatCCTTGAGTGTGTAGCgtcaaaataattattttaactgttCTTCAGAGCCTGACCAGCCACAGTTTACATGACTTTTTTTGTCCCCAGCCAAAATGATGGACAGTCCTCAAGGGTATTGGCCATATGAACAATTACTGACATTTGCTTTAGATAGCCATGTGACCAATAACCTgcttttaacagaaaaatgacataaaaccAGAAACACTGAGATACAGCTTGAAGTCTATGCAAAAACAGGACCgggaacacatttttatttctgaaggATTCTTGCAGTATATCTTCTAGGTAACACAATATATGATTTGTAATAATTCAGTACTTACTAATTTGGtaattggctttttttttcagccagatattttggctgtaaatattttaatctgCTGGACATCCAGCTGTGAAATTTACCATAGACTGATAAATACCAGCTAAGGGAAACTCTAATCTGAACAGAGCGTAATGATGTTGAGTCTGAAAGTATTtaaatgagtgctgcactgctacacCAGTTTGGTCAGAAACCATGACTTTAAGCACTGTTATACAGGAAGAAATATGCAgaagtgcatgtacaaaatgacacaGTGACCTCTGATGATCCTCAGTTAATGTTATAGCATTTACACTTTCAGCAGTTCAGTATTCTCTGTTGTAAAGAACCCAtttaaattctgagtttttaaaataaatagaataacaTGATCAAAGTTAGGATCAGTAATTCTATCTCCAGCTGTGATACATCAAGAGTTCATatttttgaatgtaaataatgTGTACAAATTTACATGTATTATAAAAGTATTCTTTCTGTGACTTTTGCGTTATAGGTGAGCCGGTGCCCAGGTCTCTGGAGGGATTGTTCGTCTATGAGGAGAGGAGCACGTCTCCTCCTGCCAACGACACCATCGTGGTCGAGCAGTGGACCGTCATCGAGGTCAGTGTGCATGTTGGCGCTTTATAATCGTGATAATCGAGCTCGACCTCATTCTGACTAAACAGTGTGATGTAATCAGGCCGACAGTGTGATCAGAGGGCAGGGACTCTTATTGTGAAGGGTCAGAGCTGCAGATTAAACAGGCTGTGTTCCAATACTTCTACCTTTCATACTGTTTATAGTATCTGAAAGAGATCCAATACAAGCTTTAGAGAAACACCAGGACGTCCTAATGTGTCTGCTTTCATCCTACAGGGTGAAACCCAGAATATTATTTAGGCTGCTTGGACCTACAATCCTCTTTACAGATTTATCACATGCTGTGCAGAATAGGGGTctgaaaccattaaaaaaatattcagtttatttttgagGCAGTGTTGCTGCAGGAAATACTCAATCTTTAgtttaaaaaggatttaaagtgcatcaaaatcataaaaactggtaaaatgaAGTGAAACTAAGGGttatattcacatttacagtctcaaaacttcagtaagggtttgagctgtcactggagaaagcCTCTTGGCAAAAaccaaagaaatcagtttagacttaatgttcacaaagcaggagaaggaaaAGTTACCACAGTGTTTCGAAGAGTCAAGGACTGGAGTGAGAAAGATCATCAAGAAATttacacagtccagaacaagcctggcagaggtaggaagagaaagatgtCTAAGACTTGACTCAACCACAGAGCAACTGCAAAGACTCTAGTGAAGGACTTAGACAAGTCAGGAACTGTAGTcacaaagaagaccatcaccagagccctgcacaggatcggaccaagaaaaagtccacttctgtagaagagacaccttcaagccagactgaagtctgctaaggacaacctgaaGAAAGTTTCTGATACTGGAAGCAtttcctttggtcagatgagaccaaactagagctctctGGCCACAGAGGCGTTATGATTTTTGGCAAATAAAGGGGGTCAGTGagtctggaactgggaatctggTAAAGGttgaaggaatcatgaagaaagaggGATATGTGAAGATTTAGAAAGAGAACCTCAAGCAGCCAGCAGCTAAACTAAGTCTTGGTTGTCTCTTTGTCTTCAATGCGGCAAATGAAGAAAGACATCTGTGGCTCCTGGTGATGAACTACCTCCAGAAAACCAAAGTAAACCTTACTGACCTGACCAAtgaaaataatgttagcatccaaaatgaaactaggatgtttggaaaagctgtgttaaacaTGCCTTGTTCTGTTTAACAGCAGATggaaatacatttgaaaaatgacattttcataggGGGCTGATcatttcatcctcatctgtagACTTATCATCATAATACCAGCATTAGCAACTATAATATGCAGATAGTGTACATGAGTTTGCTAGTATTTCTTTTCCAATGCACTAGTCCAGGggtagagatttttttttttgatactgTGGACCAGGCCCCTCTAGAGAATTACCCTAAATGCGTATGTACTGAAGGAGGTGCCATACAATGATGAAGAGGGATAAGTCAGGCCATTTTACATCCCTGAGGTTTAgatgtaggtgccagtcagcatggttgtgtcaaagactaaaactgaggataatttgtctctattttttttattatatttgttCTGTAAGTGCCTCATACagttttgattattattttttttttggtagagcttaatctttatttagtttcagttaactaaaattattttcacattttagttttagttatttagttagttttagttaactaaaataaccTTGATATGGACccctttttcttatttcatgACTCTCTCATGtggatatgttttcatgtttcctcTCAGGGCTCTAATGTAAAAACAGACTACGGTCCACTCCTTCATACGTTGGCTGAGTTTGGCTGGCTGCTCACCTGTGTGCTGCCCACGCCCATCATCAGACACGACAGGTAACAACAAGGCTCTGTATTCACACTGAggttctgtttttaaaactctgactgttgaCGTTTAAATGTCAGAGCTAATCGtgctctctgtttgtttttacagcgATGGAAACTTGGCCACCAAACAAGTCGTGTTTCTGCAGAGGCCggtcagaggtcagagttcCGGACACTCCAGGAACCAGGTGAGATCAGGAGAGAGTCACACGGGATTTTACCAGATTTAATCACAGTCATTTCCTCTTATTTAATCCAATCCTGTAAATGTATGTCACAAAGACTAATTCAAGTTTAAAGCATGATTTTGGAGGGTATTTAGTGAAAATTGATGGCACTTTAGTTAGAAGGTTAAAGGTTTGTCAGACTCCCTCATTCTGTTGCTGCAGGAAAAGTTCTGTTTCTGGGACTTTACCGCCCCCTAGTGGATGAATGAGACATGATTTCTAGTGGCAGTGAATGTTCGAAGAGTTTGAGGTTgttcctttaaaaatgatttttttacatGGTTTATGAGGCATTAACAGGCATTTGTATGTATGAAAATAACTGTGATTCCAgtattatttcatttcatctgCTCTACATCTGCAGACTCTGTCTGTGCACAGCGACGTCTCCAGTCGCTCCGTGAGTCGCTCCGTCAGCAGCTCCGTCCCCACAGAAGAGCTGTCCCCCACGGCAGGGGGCATCGGGGGCTTCCCCGTATTTGGAGGAGGTTACCCCAGCGCATTGTCTCACCTGGAGGAGGGGGGCTTCGAGCAGGAGGAGGGGAAAGCTGAGGTCACCTGTATGTGAGGAGGGCCGACAGACGGACAGATGCAGCCTCGCTCTGAGAGGATTTAAAACGCTGATCCAGACTTTCTTCATTCCACCATCATGTCCGTCATCCATCTCTTTATCAGAGACTTCAACACCGAAAAActcagcactttttaaaaaatgtttttttaatgaagccATAAAATGAGGTTTGAATTACAAGTGTTCAAAACTTTTATACAGATCTGTCTTTGGGAGaagttttacacattttagaGCAATTTACGGGGATCAGTTCATGTGTTCATGGGGAGCTGTAACAAAACTACAGAGCACAAACACTTTAAGCACACTCTTGGAAAAATGCAGTTGGTGATACACTTCAGTATAATTATTTCTTTGGGATACACATATTAAATCAAGTTTTAATTTACAAAATGCACGCCTCACTGAttgaaaaaaagcagagattAGTCTTCAATGTGTAAAGCCGGGTGTAtactgtgtgatttcaagccGGCTCTCTCAAAGTTGTGGAGGAGCATCAGCCTACACTGGGCCTGAATCGTTTATGACACACGACCAACAAGTCAGATTCTCATTAATACGGTTCAAGTAGCTAcatacaacaataaaaacaccttAATTATCTGTTTTAACACATTAACAGCgtcaccagcaaacacaaccaGCAAGTAGataataacaaatattctgTCAGCTGGTTTTAGTGATGGATCTTTTGGTTCAAGAGTCAATTCTCTCAGCTTACAAATGGCTTTGTCTGGCTTTTATAAAATTAGCCAAATTTAGTGGCTATGCATGATGATATCAGCATGAATTGGTACCAGCAAATATGCAAAGTTCTGCACATATTTATGGTGGAGTTTTAGTCAGCTGAAGTCTCTCTTTTtccatcctcattccttaaactttttaaagatgtatttttgggctttttatacCTTTTATTGATGGAAGTGGACACttgaaaaagttgcaaacagGGATGAGACtgggagagagacatgcaggaaaggagctgcaggctggGCTTGAACCATCCGTGCACATTGGGTGCGACCAAACTGCTCAGCCATCTGCGCCCcacattccttaaactttaaagtttgttttaaggactaaagttttaggtctggaCTGTTTATGTAGGTTTTAATTCATATGTATTGGCTGAACTGACCTTGCAGCATGTAAGCCTGTGTTTGAACAGATGGTGTAAGATAATTCCTTTATGCTGAGgtgtatcaaattaaaatgaacatGAGTCAGCTCTTAGATTTCTTCATGAACGACAAATCATTATTGTCTGCTGGAGGTCTGTAGTTAGGCCTGTGTGCTGTATGTTTATTTCTTATTGTTGGGGAAGGCCCTTCAAATAAGCGTGCCTGCTGTTGTCTCGGTGATTGAGACGCTGTTCAACAGTTTTACATGGGGAATAAAAAGGCCCTAAAGTTGGGAAATCTGCTTGCTCGTGATGTATGATATTGGGcttttgccaatatccaatgtgctgatatttactcatttttgtcagTGCTGATAATATATACACTCCTTTAGTATCCTAAAAACACACCAAGCGTCCTCAGTGTAAAGAAAggctgagccaagcagagctgagagggaagtagacagtctgatAGTTGTTTTGATACAGCTGATGTATCAGCTTTGCACAGTCATGTGCATTGTAAGTGTGTAgggcgctaaggattcatcagGGGGCccgatgtgccacaacctggtGCTGGAGTGGGCGGCTGCtagagtcaagctcaacacatgttGATAAACATGTGTGTTGCTTTATAGCCAAGATCAGGCTTGACTCCATCTCCTTTTATTCATCTCTTTTCACCTCTGGTAAACACCCGGAGTCCGCCGGTGGTTTtcgggcccttgggacatccacagcatggccaggggctcatggcaaacCTACTACCTTCCAGGACGGTACCCCAGGCTGTGCTTACTGTGCCACATCCACTCCTTACTCCGCCATTAAGGTGTGGAGTCTgctttttcaacagattattttcccatgtctctggtaacatgcaaggacatccagagcacgaggGTTGTGTAAATTCTCCTtccaatggtgccctcaggcagcttactcccCACACCTATGCCTTACTATAGCTTCAGTTTTTGGCCTAAACATGCCATGatgttctgcacagtactgtgtaGCAACAGAAATTTCATATCTGCAAATACCAATATGTAATCTTTTAAGTTGGTATCTGCTGATTTCCATACGATAACATCACGCATCCCTTCTGCTcatggttctgctctcactgcaggagtGTGACCAGTAGTACAACTAAAGTATCAAACATGGCAGAACTCCATCCAACCAGTCAGGAGCAGGTGATCGGGCAGTCATGTCCTCATGTAAACTGGTCCAAGTGAGTTAGTAACTTAAAATTCATGTTTGAATCAGACTTAAATCACAGAGTGTACACCTGGCTGAGAATAACATGAGGTCCAGCTAAAACATTCCTTTCATGAATTCTCTGCAATATTCTTGATCATTAAAGGActgtagattttatttttaaatcacatttcaaaAAGTTTCACTGAATTAAACACAACAAACAGCCATCTTAATGAAAATACATGTTCAGAGAAACGTTATCCCCTGCAGAAAGCCTTTCATACTGGGATCAGAATATTTAACAGACGGTCTGTGTCTCAGTATTTTAAGTACATCAGTGTTATTTCCCTAAAGAAGAGGCCATatcatcttttatatttcatgatTCTCCTCCATACGAACACCTGCCTCCATAACTCTATGGAATGGTTTTATTTCTCATGCATATctttaaagtatttaaatatttgatcagCCATGTTACTGTTGTACATTTGTTTTCTGCAAACTGCTGCTTTACCACCTTTATGGTACTTCCTCTTTCATGGATGAAGTTCTTCAGAAAgtattaagacttttttttagtAGAAACTCCATTGATTGAACACTCTGAGGTGTTTGAAAGTGTTTCTGTGGATGTTGGAAAAGTCAAAGGAAGTATTTTGTTGCTTTAGAAGGAAATGCCAAGTCTTGAGTCTGTTGGTGTAAAGATGTGGGGTTTTATGTTAAGATaagaaactgtttaaaaaacaccTAAATCTTTGACCAAGCTTGCTGCGGTTTagttgcattgtgggtaatgtaggcagcatgctttgagaaggaaaaagaaagtgtaattcaaaaaaagAGGGTGTTAAGGAGTGAAACTGCTAATGTTTGAAGCCCTGTGTTGATGCTGTTAAAGGGACACGCTGCTGTATATATTTTAGAcattagtgtttttatttctgctcgCTGTGATGCATGTTGGTAGGGTTTATGGGAGAAAGGgatcaaaaacagctgaagtatattttagatatttcagtgtattaAAAAGCTTTGATTCATGATGTGGTTTAAACTATTGTAGCTTCATCAGCTCATCATCAGGGTTTATTTACTAAATGTCAGTATTAAAATTCAAACCTTTCCTTTTGGAAAGTTGTAAATTTTTGCTTCCTTTTATTATCattggtgtttttttattgtattaaacACTCATTTCCCATGGTCCCTGACTCCTGTCTGATTTACAACCTCTTGGGGATGAACAGTAATGTGTTTGCTTGGACTGTGCAGTTATGGCAAGAGTTATGATGTCTATTTAGATTTAAATTGAGGCTAGGATTATTAAACATAATTACTGTATATATTTGAATCAtgctcctttatttttttaacttaaatattTCTAACATTGTCATGTTAAACACTTTGAAAAGCAGGCAACCAATAGAAGTAAATCAGAGAAATAGTTGTAAATATCtattaaaaataagtaaaaaagcAAAGTAAGAGCAACAGTCTGCAGTACATCATTTGATCTGGATTTTCTGGTTTTCATGATTGTGTAAAGTTACAATTAAAACA
This genomic window contains:
- the rftn2 gene encoding raftlin-2; translated protein: MGCGLRKLEDPEDSSPGKIYSTLKRPQVETKTDTVYEYVLLDFSLEGSRPTVQYVSSLSELPQALQPYYTQGYVLAALHPIILSVGRTRSLPFSLLYRAILARPRPSKQMASMCHSVPMLKVEEWPLPGESLTGDTVRALIDRVNSSARGGVRFVGSVLQQVSGITNGRVHSPKRSCRSPPRTPPRTPPGDRELEENTYSPDLRLLVFFHSWAPGCAPLDSLACQYHQGALSMRVSRKGHVVSALEADWLELTAAYYRKGWSLVDSFVYWDTPRGEPVPRSLEGLFVYEERSTSPPANDTIVVEQWTVIEGSNVKTDYGPLLHTLAEFGWLLTCVLPTPIIRHDSDGNLATKQVVFLQRPVRGQSSGHSRNQTLSVHSDVSSRSVSRSVSSSVPTEELSPTAGGIGGFPVFGGGYPSALSHLEEGGFEQEEGKAEVTCM